One Actinomadura viridis genomic region harbors:
- the hisI gene encoding phosphoribosyl-AMP cyclohydrolase, which yields MSARPSNLDPKIADRLKRTADGLVPAIAQQYDTGEVLMLGWMDDEALHRTLTTGRCTYWSRSRQEYWVKGESSGHQQWVKSVALDCDADAILVKVDQVGAACHTGDRTCWDADVLDPVVGERPSGGPGKP from the coding sequence ATGTCCGCTCGCCCGTCCAATCTGGACCCCAAGATCGCTGATCGCCTCAAGCGCACCGCCGACGGCCTCGTCCCGGCCATCGCCCAGCAGTACGACACCGGTGAGGTGCTCATGCTCGGCTGGATGGACGACGAGGCCCTGCACCGCACCCTGACCACCGGCCGCTGCACCTACTGGTCGCGCAGCCGCCAGGAGTACTGGGTGAAGGGCGAGAGCTCCGGGCATCAGCAGTGGGTCAAGTCGGTCGCGCTGGACTGCGACGCCGACGCGATCCTCGTGAAGGTCGACCAGGTCGGAGCCGCCTGCCACACCGGCGACCGCACCTGCTGGGACGCCGACGTGCTCGACCCCGTCGTCGGGGAACGGCCCTCCGGAGGTCCCGGGAAGCCGTGA
- a CDS encoding Trp biosynthesis-associated membrane protein, with the protein MTPSRERALAALLCAAGAGLALLAAGRPWATVRARDAITPFAQDLTGRDLGGAAGALGWAALAGLAALFATRGRVRAGVGVLLALFGAGIAYASATAVQRAGVLAAAGEKSALLRLGGDLAITVRPWWIVSLAGGVLLVAAGAVTVARGARWPGMSARYDRAAGAPGKAGAGDAAPSASAAPAGTDPGSDPGTDPGREAAGTAAPAPAAAGDDPAALWKSLDRGEDPTAAEERRP; encoded by the coding sequence GTGACGCCGAGCCGTGAGCGCGCCCTCGCCGCGCTGCTGTGCGCCGCCGGGGCGGGGCTCGCGCTCCTGGCCGCCGGCCGTCCCTGGGCGACCGTGCGGGCCCGGGACGCCATCACGCCCTTCGCGCAGGACCTGACCGGCCGTGACCTGGGAGGCGCCGCCGGCGCCCTCGGCTGGGCCGCGCTGGCGGGGCTCGCGGCGCTGTTCGCCACCCGGGGCCGGGTGCGGGCCGGGGTGGGCGTGCTGCTGGCGCTTTTCGGGGCCGGCATCGCCTACGCCTCGGCCACCGCCGTCCAGCGCGCGGGCGTCCTGGCGGCGGCGGGGGAGAAGAGCGCCCTGCTGCGCCTGGGCGGCGACCTGGCGATCACCGTGCGGCCCTGGTGGATCGTCTCCCTGGCCGGGGGCGTCCTGCTGGTGGCGGCAGGAGCGGTCACGGTCGCGCGCGGTGCGCGCTGGCCGGGCATGTCGGCCCGGTACGACCGGGCCGCGGGCGCCCCGGGCAAGGCCGGGGCCGGGGACGCGGCCCCGTCCGCCTCCGCGGCGCCCGCCGGCACCGATCCCGGCAGCGATCCCGGTACCGATCCCGGCAGGGAGGCGGCGGGTACGGCCGCGCCGGCGCCCGCCGCGGCGGGCGACGATCCCGCCGCCCTCTGGAAGTCGCTCGACCGGGGCGAGGACCCCACGGCGGCCGAGGAACGCCGCCCATGA
- a CDS encoding cold-shock protein, which produces MPQQGTVKWFNAEKGFGFIAVDGGGPDVFVHYSAIQSSGYRTLDENQRVQFEVTQGNRGPQADQVVPL; this is translated from the coding sequence ATGCCCCAGCAGGGCACCGTGAAGTGGTTCAACGCCGAGAAGGGCTTCGGTTTCATCGCCGTCGACGGCGGTGGGCCGGATGTGTTCGTGCACTACTCGGCGATCCAGAGCTCCGGGTACCGCACGCTGGACGAGAACCAGCGCGTCCAGTTCGAGGTGACGCAGGGTAACCGGGGTCCGCAGGCCGACCAGGTCGTCCCCCTGTAA
- a CDS encoding response regulator transcription factor, with protein MNAEGGLVLVVEHDESVAELQRRYLARQGHTVAIEVDPGRAPAVTGRLRPDVVVLDLSTAPLPVDLYRRVAEAAGNAPVVAVTGPLEPAAARSLGRYRVSRPFSPRVLVGAVADALRGSAPGAAPGVLRAGQVTMDPHARAVTVGERRVALTVTEFDLLEFLMGNAGRVFTREQLLAAAWGPDAGAGSRTVDVHIAQLRSKLGEGSPIRTVRGVGYVLDA; from the coding sequence ATGAACGCCGAGGGCGGGCTCGTCCTGGTGGTCGAGCACGACGAGTCCGTGGCCGAACTGCAGCGCCGCTACCTCGCCCGGCAGGGCCACACGGTGGCGATCGAGGTCGACCCGGGCCGCGCGCCGGCGGTCACCGGGCGGCTCCGGCCGGATGTGGTCGTCCTGGACCTGTCCACCGCCCCCCTCCCCGTCGACCTCTACCGGCGGGTGGCCGAGGCGGCCGGGAACGCGCCCGTGGTCGCCGTGACGGGGCCGCTGGAGCCCGCGGCGGCCCGGAGCCTGGGCCGGTACAGGGTGTCGAGGCCGTTCAGCCCCAGGGTGCTCGTGGGAGCCGTGGCGGACGCCCTGCGCGGCAGCGCCCCCGGCGCGGCCCCCGGAGTCCTGCGGGCGGGGCAGGTGACCATGGACCCGCACGCCCGCGCCGTCACCGTCGGCGAACGCCGCGTCGCGCTCACGGTGACCGAGTTCGACCTGCTGGAGTTCCTGATGGGGAACGCGGGACGGGTGTTCACCCGCGAGCAGCTCCTGGCCGCGGCTTGGGGGCCGGACGCGGGCGCCGGCAGCCGCACCGTGGACGTGCACATCGCCCAGCTGCGCTCCAAGCTCGGAGAGGGCAGCCCGATCCGTACCGTGCGCGGCGTCGGGTACGTCCTGGACGCCTAG
- a CDS encoding DUF2752 domain-containing protein translates to MTDAAVQGPPHASGPDPHGRRAPGRGRALLGPLAVLAGVTAGAALVAFVDPHEPGHYPTCPSLLLTGWYCPGCGGLRMANSLVHGDLVQAFGMNPLVVLLLPVFGYLWARWALGAVRGVPMRSVLLRPRVLYAFLGVLVLYWIARNLPFAQVLAP, encoded by the coding sequence GTGACCGACGCAGCCGTACAAGGTCCCCCGCACGCCTCCGGCCCTGACCCGCACGGACGGCGCGCGCCCGGGCGCGGCCGGGCCCTGCTGGGGCCGCTGGCCGTCCTGGCCGGGGTGACGGCGGGGGCGGCCCTGGTCGCGTTCGTGGACCCGCACGAGCCCGGCCACTACCCCACGTGCCCCTCGCTGCTCCTGACGGGCTGGTACTGCCCGGGCTGCGGGGGCCTGAGGATGGCCAATTCCCTGGTTCACGGGGACCTGGTCCAGGCGTTCGGGATGAACCCCCTCGTCGTGCTGCTGCTCCCGGTGTTCGGGTACCTGTGGGCCCGGTGGGCGCTCGGCGCCGTACGCGGCGTGCCGATGCGCTCGGTTCTGCTCCGCCCGCGGGTCCTCTACGCCTTCCTCGGGGTGCTGGTCCTGTACTGGATCGCGCGCAACCTGCCGTTTGCGCAGGTGCTGGCGCCGTAG
- a CDS encoding TIGR03085 family metal-binding protein, producing the protein MKPSSSRGSGRDPGPGDAPASEQVSPGAGADPGTDPGTGAAARAGAGPVRRERELLCDALLDAGPGAPTECEGWTAADLAAHLVVREGRPDALPGILLRPLAFHTERIRRRTVREIPFERSVDRIRRGPPKWSPYAVPGVDKIANTVEFFVHHEDVRRARPDWEPRSLSPALEELLWARIKIARFALRKVPVEVTLIRPDGRSLRIPAARRGVSRRSARARARSAARPGGKGPSAPRGGGAGGGVRVHGPVGELILWALGRTDVARVRLTGAREAVNVLKETGWRL; encoded by the coding sequence ATGAAACCGTCATCGAGTCGCGGCTCCGGCCGGGACCCCGGCCCGGGGGACGCGCCGGCGTCCGAGCAGGTGAGCCCGGGCGCGGGGGCGGATCCGGGCACGGATCCGGGCACGGGGGCGGCCGCCCGCGCCGGGGCGGGGCCGGTCCGGCGCGAACGCGAACTGCTCTGCGACGCGCTGCTGGACGCGGGGCCCGGCGCGCCGACCGAGTGCGAGGGGTGGACCGCCGCGGATCTCGCCGCCCACCTCGTCGTCCGGGAGGGGCGCCCGGACGCGCTGCCGGGAATACTGCTGCGCCCGCTGGCCTTCCACACGGAGCGGATCCGCCGCCGCACGGTGCGCGAGATCCCGTTCGAGCGGTCGGTGGACCGGATTCGGCGGGGGCCTCCGAAGTGGTCGCCCTACGCGGTTCCGGGCGTGGACAAAATCGCCAACACGGTCGAGTTCTTTGTCCATCATGAGGACGTCAGGCGCGCACGGCCGGACTGGGAGCCCAGGTCGCTGAGCCCCGCGCTGGAGGAACTCCTGTGGGCGCGCATAAAAATTGCCCGCTTTGCACTCAGAAAAGTACCGGTTGAGGTCACGTTGATCCGGCCGGACGGTCGAAGCCTGCGGATCCCGGCCGCGCGCCGGGGGGTATCCCGCCGTTCCGCCCGCGCCCGCGCCCGTTCCGCCGCCAGACCCGGCGGCAAGGGGCCGTCGGCACCCCGCGGCGGGGGCGCCGGGGGCGGTGTACGGGTCCATGGTCCGGTCGGGGAATTGATCCTGTGGGCGCTCGGGCGCACCGATGTCGCGCGTGTACGGCTCACCGGGGCCCGGGAGGCCGTCAACGTCCTCAAGGAGACGGGTTGGCGCCTTTAA